The window GCGGCGGGCAGGACGGCGGAGGACGTCCGGGCCTGCCTCCGGGCGGCGCCGCTGTCCCCGCACGTCGCCGCGGCCATCAggtccgcgcgcgcgcgcggctgcgAGCTGCGGGTCCTCAGCGACGCCAACGCCTTCTTCATCGACGCCGTCCTCGCTCACCACGGCCTCGCCGGCTACTTCTCCGGCACCGACACCAACCCGGCCCACGTCGACGCCGCCGGGCGCCTCAGGATCCGCCCCTACCACGAGttcgccgccccggcccccggCCACGGCTGCGCGCTCCCCTCCTGCCCGCCCAACATGTGCAAGGTACACACGGTGCCCGGGCGATCagctgccggccggcctcctGCTCTTTaatcgccgccggagctccgtccGTCCCTGACGCCAACCATTGACGACCGATTGATTTCAGGGCAAGGTGATGGAGCGGATCCTCCTCCAAGAGGAggaagcggcggccgcggcggggaggcggaggagggccgTGGTGTACCTCGGCGACGGCCGGGGCGACTACTGCCCGTCCCTGAAGCTGCGCGAGGGCGACTACGTGATGCCGCGGGCAGGGTACCCCGTGTGCGACCTCatcgcggccgcgccgccggccgccgccgtgcgcgggtGGGACGGCTTCGAGGACCTCGCCAGGGTGCTGCTCGGCATCGTCGACGCCGAGATCGCCCGCGCCGTGGCGGAGCAGGGTGAGGTCCCCGCCGTCGTGGTGCCGGACTGCcgcgcgctgccgctgccggcgcgCCAGGAGGCGGCGCTCCTCCCCCAGGCGGTCCGCGTGCCCAACTGACTGATCGGTTGGGTGAAGGCCCGCCAAATAACTCCAGCCTCCATTGATTTGCTAGGAGCTCGAGCAGGGATTCTGCCTGCTGCAGCATCTGCTGCTTCGCCTCAAAACTGAAAGTCTTTCAGTGTGTCCCATGACATATGCTTTACCATCCAGAGCCAACAACCAACGTGTTCTGCCTCTCTCCGTGATATATGTCTATTGATTATTGAATAAGCAGAttgttgacggtcaaaattagTAAGGACCAAGGTACCGAGATCGGTCTGCCATGTGTAATCTGAGTAGATTTAGAATTGTAATTTGAAATCTTTTGTAAACCGACGGCTTTGATGAAATCTCTGTCCATTCTCTCATCTTCCAAACCCCACACGGGCACACGTGGTGTGGCCACCGGAGCCGCAGCCCTTCACCTCCACCTGACCTGCTTTTGTTTGGAAATGTCGGAAATGGCTAAATGCTTCTGGCTAATTAAAGTTTAAAtgttcgccccccccccccccccccccaaaagtTTAAATGTTCCAAATTACTCACGTTGCTATTTAACACTCTATTCGCTGCATCTagcaaacaatatttttccctcacaccaaaccagcaccaaccagcagccaccagccagccagcagtacttttctctcacaacaaatcagcaccagccaccagccacagcacagcgaacagagtCTAACTATAATTTTGAGCAAGATAATATAATCTGACAACATGGAAGCCTTGCTGTTGACAACAAGCTGCATATGTTAGTCAGTCGGTGTTAAAAACAGCACAGATGATCTGTGTCTTCCCAATGAAACAGCTGCTTTATTCAACATGTATTCTAGTATTTGTGATCATAAAGTTTGTGTGCCTTGTGCATAATCAATAGGatattttcatagttttattaAATCGCTAAATGAAATAGCTTCCATTATGTCTCATTACTTATTGAGATTTACTCCTTTTAAGATAACTTAGATCTTGTACTGCGTAAGTCACCAACGTGGACCGTTGTATCCCGTTCAGGATCGATCTGTGtatcttgttttgttttgttgtgttttgttTTTATGTCTAGTGTTGCAAGTGATTTatgataatgcaatatttaagCCACCTTAATTATTACAGCTTTGTATAGCCTTTGTAGAAGATAGCTGCTAGTACATTATGAAAAAGTGTTTTTTACTGTATAAAAACATTCTTCCTTTTACAGTATCCACAAATgaggaggagagagcaggaCCTAGCTACAGCTTGTACGAATGGATGCTGACTACCAAAAGATGAAAGAGATGGCTGAGTTCGAATTACGGAAGGAGGAGAGTCTGAAAGCAGCCGAGGAATGGACACCCAAGAAGCACCTGAAACGCCAAAAGAAGAAGCGAACTAAAACTAGTAATGGTGCTGACCGCTGAAGAACCTAACAGAGTAGAGTCATCTGATGACGACGACATGTCTTagcaattttttaaaaaaagaaaccaACAAGAGTTTTGCCGTTCTCCTATTAATATAGGAGGGTGAGAACAAAAATAACAAGGCCTAAGATAAAAGAAGTAAAAAAAAGTTGAGGCCTAGCCTAATCTCCAGGGCATAAATCACCCAATATTTAGCTCCTGCCAAGCACCAGGCACGAGTTTTCCTCCATAATTTTTGCAACCAGCATTTGGATTGAGGACTCTTTGTTTCCAATTCTTCCATTCCTCTCATTCCAAATTTTCTAGAAAACAAGTACCAGAAGCAATCCCATCATCTTAGGTGACAGTCCATTAGAAGCACTTGCCACCTTCCACCAGTGAGCTACGCTCTCGCAGGTATCCCATGAAGCCAGATTGACGGTCGCTGCAGGTACAGTAGCCCCAAGTTCGGACCATAGGTAGCGTTTGGTGTAATGACATTGcataaaaaaaaaaagcaaagccGATTCACCCATATGTCTACAAAGCGGG is drawn from Panicum virgatum strain AP13 chromosome 1N, P.virgatum_v5, whole genome shotgun sequence and contains these coding sequences:
- the LOC120655146 gene encoding thiamine phosphate phosphatase-like protein: MAATNGGAPLVVFDFDKTIVDCDSDNWVVDALGATDRFDELLRRLPWNHAIDAMMGELHAAGRTAEDVRACLRAAPLSPHVAAAIRSARARGCELRVLSDANAFFIDAVLAHHGLAGYFSGTDTNPAHVDAAGRLRIRPYHEFAAPAPGHGCALPSCPPNMCKGKVMERILLQEEEAAAAAGRRRRAVVYLGDGRGDYCPSLKLREGDYVMPRAGYPVCDLIAAAPPAAAVRGWDGFEDLARVLLGIVDAEIARAVAEQGEVPAVVVPDCRALPLPARQEAALLPQAVRVPN